A region of Oncorhynchus masou masou isolate Uvic2021 chromosome 29, UVic_Omas_1.1, whole genome shotgun sequence DNA encodes the following proteins:
- the LOC135520452 gene encoding IgGFc-binding protein-like yields MVPPTAMGTTFLLCVAVTLFRVVSGSCPVGREFITAFMPNYLLSYHDDQSLKLAITTQDYPAIVQIQVNAIGFSTSVKIEKQNTKWIGIPGTAEIGGPGASTKTVQVTSNSDISVVAFNYKFSTGDSSVVFPTDQLGTDYVAFTPVGGPSNMHKLMSIINGKEPNKITIIPVSNMNLSGVDSWKQRQAVIVTMDPYQVYLYQSYTTFTGTRVKAKQPVAVLGGHECIADGGRCNHVYEQLLPVQSLSTNYLVPSMHMTQSTDFVNIVASEDNTLVKIFEGKVSTAKELNEGQVYVISVQPKYPLIIKSDKKVMVMYFSNNKPYDPFLTNILPTSDLAKEWSVDTQSKFESTLVIVSEGEGIKTVKVCEKNNCVKSLQWTSFNSDPRYMWVNLPLGEQQQHFSIKGDSLMAVYVYGGMPRDGYATTGVCTKDTAPPTTPPDPCEKVKCREKEECTKGVCAHISKAICRAVGDPHYLTFDGERFDFQGTCSYIMATVVKSDPGLIPFTVLTKNNHRGNKRVSFVRTVSVKVYGLTVVISTHKGKVEVNGENVYLPVTLAGGNLTVVYSGSYAVLKTNFGLKVMYDWNMKFYITVPSSYFRTLGGLCGNYNGDRNDEFTNPKGNKEPTVVKFAQSWRTEDGDLFCHDDCQGECPSCTPALQQKYKGEKLCGLLAKKDGPFASCHKVLDPGMFMDNCVYDICVNNGIYQFLCENMKSYNDACLAEGVKISPEWRTITGCSLECPSNSYYEACGTACPSSCSDLDAEAKCKEPCVETCQCNKGFVLSGDKCVSKESCGCSYEGRYYLSGMKFWEDDKCTKQCECNPGTAKVECKATACKKSEMCGLQSGKRDCYPTSYATCQGSGDPHYRTFDGKRFDFQGTCTYVLSKLVSKDDKSLAPFEVLVKNQNRGRNTAVSYTKTVTVIVFKNIITMSRDNPGKVLVNNQYVNLPFDVEDGQLSIFRSGYFGVVKTIFGLTLKFNWNSHVSLTLPSTYSNLIGGLCGNWNGQRNDDLLKPDKSPANTPTVFGDSWKVGNDPGCSSDCDGKKCPTCDHSLMLDYQTEKYCGRITDKNGPFKHCHAKVDPTEYYEDCVFDMCLYRGHASALCNALSTYTTACQDAPAKVEQWRSDGFCPSSCKVNSHYEVCASGCPQTCSGLDEPESCWNSLCTEGCVCDDGFIQSDSECVPLAECGCIHQGQYYQMGQVFFPSGQCKERCVCKKDGHVECNVKFACGPNEKCQVQDGVQACIPMSTGTCHVSGARRFHSFDGSSFSLHGDCVYKMSEVVEKDGSMAPFVVSVQQLTKIDDAMVTRRVEIQAYKYKLSMSPRVIWEITVDDVTTNLPLSLGDGKVRAYQNGINIIVVTDFGLMVTYDTVAGAIIQLPSTYKGVTGGLCGNYNDKKEDDFLLPSGLQEPSVEKFAAGWLVVQEGVKCQTGCDGGLKCPPISGPPPACSIIKSTKGPFAQCHAVVPPQEHFEECMKEGEGGDALCRHLQTYVTFCQASGGLVSSWRSDQFCPLTCPANSHYELCADTCSSTCDSLSESPKCPLCQEGCQCDDGFVFDGGKCVLLENCGCVVDGHYYKSGQSVRLGNCSETCSCAAGVFTCKNSQCKEGQKCALKNGVMDCYSTDPCKDTECREKENCMVMNNKAVCVAQSKATCWLFGDPHYSTFDGQPFSFMGTCSYILVNTTGKDQSLPQFSILTKNELRGNSKGSFLKSANIDLSGHRITILSGQRGTVEIDGIRSALPLSLESDSIRITESGIQGTIQTDVGLKITFDWTAFFMVTISSSYYNNLGGICGNYNGNKADDFTTPTGVLSSNTTAWVASWSVADGDPFCWHVCNSNCPTCSDSDRALYTGPQYCGLMTDGGGPFEQCHKKVPVKEFASKCLYDVCLKEGRQEVLCEALANYVAECQQAGAVVSPLWRKASNCPLDCPYHSHYELCGTACPATCADLNVPEICSKVCVEGCLCNKGYMLSSEQCVIKVSGCG; encoded by the exons ATGGTCCCACCAACAG CCATGGGGACAACTTTCCTGCTTTGTGTGGCTGTCACCCTATTCAGAG TGGTCAGTGGATCATGCCCAGTGGGGCGGGAGTTCATTACTGCCTTTATGCCTAACTATTTGCTGAGCTACCATGATGATCAGAGTCTTAAACTGGCCATAACTACACAGGATTATCCAGCCATTGTTCAAATTCAGGTCAATGCAATCGGCTTTTCGACCTCAGTGAAAATAGAGAAACAGAACACCAAATGGATCGGCATACCTGGTACCGCTGAAATTGGGGGTCCAGGAGCTTCCACCAAAACAGTGCAGGTCACCTCCAACTCTGACATCTCGGTGGTGGCCTTCAACTACAAGTTCTCGACCGGAGACAGCAGTGTGGTCTTCCCGACTGACCAGCTGGGTACTGACTATGTGGCCTTCACCCCTGTAGGGGGTCCAAGCAACATGCACAAACTTATGTCTATTATCAACGGCAAAGAGCCCAACAAGATCACGATCATCCCTGTCTCCAACATGAATCTCAGTGGCGTGGATTCCTGGAAGCAAAGACAGGCGGTGATTGTTACCATGGACCCATACCAGGTCTACCTCTACCAAAGCTACACCACTTTCACTGGGACCAGGGTAAAAGCTAAGCAGCCTGTGGCAGTCCTGGGGGGACATGAGTGCATTGCAGATGGAGGCCGCTGCAATCACGTTTACGAACAActgctaccggtacagagtctctCCACCAATTACCTGGTTCCTTCCATGCACATGACCCAATCAACAGACTTTGTCAACATTGTGGCCTCAGAGGACAACACTCTAGTGAAGATCTTTGAGGGAAAGGTATCCACTGCTAAAGAGCTGAATGAGGGGCAGGTGTATGTGATTTCTGTCCAACCCAAATATCCGCTGATCATCAAAAGTGATAAGAAGGTCATGGTGATGTACTTCAGCAACAACAAGCCCTACGATCCGTTCCTCACCAACATCCTCCCAACGTCTGATCTAGCCAAAGAGTGGTCGGTGGACACGCAGAGCAAATTCGAGAGCACATTGGTCATTGTCTCCGAGGGGGAAGGGATCAAAACCGTTAAAGTCTGTGAAAAAAATAATTGTGTGAAATCTCTCCAATGGACATCATTCAACTCAGACCCTAGGTACATGTGGGTAAATCTTCCATTGGGAGAGCAGCAACAGCATTTCTCCATCAAAGGTGACTCCCTCATGGCTGTTTACGTTTATGGTGGCATGCCAAGAGACGGCTACGCAACAACAGGAGTATGTACCAAAG ACACTGCACCACCCACTACACCACCAGACCCCTGTGAGAAAGTCAAATGCAGAGAAAAGGAAGAATGTACAAAGGGGGTTTGTGCCCACATCTCCAAAGCAATCTGCAGGGCCGTGGGCGACCCCCACTATCTCACCTTTGATGGGGAGCGGTTTGACTTCCAGGGCACCTGCTCTTACATCATGGCCACGGTTGTTAAATCTGATCCTGGCCTCATCCCGTTCACTGTCCTGACCAAGAACAACCACAGAGGGAACAAGAGGGTGTCTTTCGTAAGGACAGTCTCAGTCAAGGTCTATGGGCTGACTGTTGTGATCAGCACACATAAAGGGAAGGTTGAG GTGAATGGTGAGAATGTCTACCTGCCTGTGACCCTGGCCGGAGGAAACCTAACGGTGGTGTATAGTGGCAGCTATGCTGTTCTGAAGACAAACTTTGGCCTGAAGGTTATGTATGACTGGAACATGAAGTTCTACATCACTGTCCCCAGCAGCTACTTCCGCACCCTGGGTGGGCTCTGTGGGAACTACAACGGGGATCGCAATGACGAGTTCACTAACCCCAAAGGTAACAAGGAACCCACAGTGGTGAAGTTTGCCCAGAGCTGGAGAACTGAAGACGGCGACTTGTTCTGTCATGATGACTGCCAAGGGGAATGTCCTAGCTGCACTCCGGCTCTCCAACAGAAATACAAGGGAGAGAAGTTATGTGGTCTCTTGGCCAAAAAAGACGGCCCATTCGCCAGCTGCCACAAGGTCCTGGACCCAGGCATGTTCATGGACAACTGTGTCTATGACATCTGCGTCAATAATGGCATCTATCAGTTCCTCTGTGAGAACATGAAAAGCTACAATGATGCCTGTTTGGCCGAGGGGGTCAAAATTAGCCCTGAGTGGAGGACAATCACTGGATGCT CACTGGAATGTCCATCAAACAGCTACTACGAGGCGTGTGGCACAGCTTGCCCTTCCTCTTGTTCAGATCTAGATGCCGAAGCAAAGTGCAAGGAACCCTGTGTGGAGACCTGTCAATGCAACAAGGGCTTTGTCCTCAGTGGAGACAAATGCGTCTCCAAGGAGAGCTGTGGCTGCTCTTATGAAGGACGATACTACCTGTCTGGAATGAAGTTCTGGGAAGATGACAAATGCACAAAGCAGTGTGAATGCAATCCAGGAACAGCCAAGGTTGAATGCAAAGCAACAGCATGCAAGAAGTCAGAGATGTGTGGCCTGCAGAGTGGTAAGAGAGATTGCTACCCAACATCTTATGCCACTTGCCAAGGTTCAGGCGACCCCCACTACCGCACATTTGATGGCAAGAGGTTCGACTTCCAGGGAACGTGTACTTACGTTCTCTCCAAATTGGTCAGCAAAGATGACAAGTCTCTGGCGCCTTTTGAGGTGCTTGTAAAGAATCAGAATAGGGGGAGGAACACGGCAGTGTCTTACACAAAGACAGTCACCGTCATTGTCTTCAAAAACATCATCACCATGAGTAGGGACAACCCTGGCAAAGTATTG GTCAACAACCAGTATGTGAACTTGCCATTTGATGTAGAAGATGGCCAACTGTCCATCTTCCGCAGTGGGTATTTCGGGGTGGTGAAGACCATATTTGGCCTGACACTGAAGTTCAACTGGAACAGCCACGTCTCCCTAACCCTCCCCAGCACCTACTCAAACCTCATCGGAGGGCTCTGCGGAAACTGGAACGGCCAACGGAACGACGACCTCCTCAAACCAGACAAGAGCCCTGCCAACACCCCAACAGTATTTGGGGACAGCTGGAAAGTGGGGAACGACCCTGGCTGCTCCAGCGACTGTGACGGCAAGAAGTGCCCCACCTGTGACCACAGCCTGATGCTAGATTACCAAACAGAGAAGTACTGCGGCAGGATCACAGACAAAAACGGTCCGTTCAAGCACTGCCACGCCAAGGTGGACCCCACAGAGTACTATGAGGACTGTGTGTTTGATATGTGTCTGTACCGTGGCCATGCCTCTGCCCTCTGTAACGCCCTCAGCACCTACACCACTGCCTGCCAGGATGCCCCTGCCAAGGTGGAACAGTGGAGGTCAGACGGCTTCTGTC CATCTTCCTGCAAGGTCAACAGCCACTATGAGGTGTGTGCCTCAGGCTGCCCCCAGACCTGCAGTGGCCTCGATGAGCCTGAGAGCTGTTGGAACTCCCTGTGCACCGAGGGCTGTGTCTGTGACGACGGCTTCATACAGAGCGACAGCGAGTGTGTGCCGCTGGCTGAATGTGGCTGCATTCACCAAGGCCAATACTACCAGATGGGCCAGGTGTTCTTCCCCAGTGGCCAGTGCAAAGAGCGCTGTGTGTGTAAAAAGGATGGACacgtggagtgtaatgtgaagttTGCCTGCGGTCCCAATGAGAAGTGCCAGGTCCAAGACGGGGTGCAGGCTTGTATACCCATGAGTACGGGCACCTGCCATGTGAGCGGGGCCAGGAGATTCCACTCGTTCGATGGCAGCAGCTTCAGCCTACACGGGGACTGTGTGTACAAAATGTCGGAGGTTGTGGAGAAAGACGGATCGATGGCTCCGTTTGTTGTGTCAGTGCAGCAGTTGACCAAGATTGATGATGCAATGGTCACCAGGAGGGTTGAAATACAGGCCTACAAATACAAGTTATCTATGTCTCCCAGAGTTATATGGGAAATAACG GTTGATGACGTTACAACAAATCTTCCACTGTCACTCGGAGATGGAAAGGTCAGGGCCTACCAGAACGGCATTAACATCATCGTGGTAACAGACTTTGGCTTGATGGTGACCTACGACACAGTTGCTGGCGCCATCATACAGCTTCCATCCACTTACAAAGGTGTTACCGGTGGTCTCTGTGGCAACTATAATGACAAGAAGGAGGATGACTTCCTGCTGCCCAGTGGGCTGCAGGAGCCCTCTGTGGAGAAGTTTGCAGCGGGGTGGTTAGTGGTTCAGGAAGGGGTCAAATGTCAGACAGGATGTGACGGTGGCTTAAAGTGTCCTCCCATCAGTGGACCCCCGCCGGCTTGTAGCATCATAAAGTCAACCAAGGGTCCATTTGCCCAATGCCATGCTGTTGTGCCACCACAAGAGCACTTTGAGGAGTgcatgaaggagggagagggtggggatgCCCTGTGCCGCCACTTACAGACATATGTGACTTTCTGTCAGGCATCCGGTGGCCTTGTCAGCAGCTGGAGATCTGACCAGTTTTGTC CTCTGACGTGTCCAGCTAACAGTCACTATGAGTTGTGTGCCGACACCTGTTCTTCCACCTGTGACTCTCTGAGTGAGTCTCCCAAATGCCCACTATGCCAGGAGGGCTGCCAGTGTGATGACGGCTTTGTGTTTGATGGTGGCAAGTGTGTCCTACTggagaactgtggctgtgtggttgATGGACACTATTACAAG TCTGGCCAGTCTGTGAGGCTTGGCAACTGTTCTGAGACCTGCAGCTGTGCAGCAGGAGTATTCACCTGCAAGAACTCACAGTGCAAAGAGGGTCAGAAATGTGCATTGAAGAATGGAGTCATGGACTGCTACAGCACAG ACCCCTGTAAGGATACTGAGTGCCGTGAGAAGGAAAACTGTATGGTGATGAACAATAAGGCAGTATGTGTGGCCCAGTCCAAGGCCACCTGCTGGTTGTTCGGTGACCCTCATTACAGCACGTTCGACGGCCAGCCATTCTCCTTCATGGGCACCTGCTCCTACATTCTGGTGAATACGACCGGCAAAGATCAATCCCTGCCTCAGTTCAGCATCCTGACCAAGAACGAGCTGCGCGGCAACTCCAAAGGCTCCTTCCTCAAGTCAGCCAACATAGACCTGAGTGGTCACAGGATCACCATTCTCAGTGGCCAAAGAGGGACAGTGGAG ATTGATGGCATTAGGTCTGCCCTCCCTTTGAGTTTGGAGTCTGACAGCATCAGAATCACAGAGTCTGGTATCCAAGGGACCATCCAGACAGATGTCGGCCTGAAGATCACTTTTGACTGGACAGCCTTCTTCATGGTGACCATCAGCAGCAGTTACTACAACAACCTCGGTGGCATCTGTGGCAACTACAATGGTAACAAAGCAGATGACTTCACCACTCCCACAGGTGTGCTTTCATCAAATACCACGGCGTGGGTGGCATCCTGGAGTGTTGCCGACGGTGACCCATTCTGCTGGCATGTCTGTAACAGCAACTGCCCCACATGCTCAGATTCAGACCGGGCACTTTACACTGGACCACAGTACTGTGGTTTGATGACAGACGGAGGGGGCCCATTTGAACAGTGCCATAAGAAAGTGCCGGTGAAGGAGTTTGCCTCAAAATGCCTCTATGATGTGTGTCTGAAAGAGGGTCGACAGGAGGTGTTGTGTGAGGCCTTAGCTAACTACGTGGCCGAATGTCAGCAGGCTGGGGCTGTTGTCTCACCACTGTGGAGAAAGGCCTCCAACTGCC CCCTGGACTGCCCATACCACAGCCACTATGAGCTATGTGGCACTGCCTGCCCTGCTACCTGTGCCGATCTCAATGTCCCAGAGATCTGTTCCAAAGTCTGTGTGGAGGGCTGCCTGTGCAACAAGGGTTACATGCTCAGCAGTGAACAATGTGTCATCAAGGTGTCAGGGTGTGGCTGA